A stretch of DNA from Shewanella sediminis HAW-EB3:
GAATGCTCAGGGATAAATATGGCGTGACTCAGGTCTATGACCCCGAAGAGAATCAGTTCGATAACACGGGTGAGCTTGAAGGAAGTAAGCGTTTATTAGGTGTGATCCGTCAGCAGAGGCTAGATAATCAGTGGCTGTTCAGTTATTCGATTGAATGGATGCGAGAGTTCTACAACCAATCGGATACCGATTATGACCCCAAGCTCGTCCTGTTCGGTACCAGTATCTCTAAGACGACACGTGGCGATAATAGCTTAGACCCAAAATCCGGATTCTTTCAACACTACAGCCTGGAACACGCCGATCCCTCTCTGGGCTCCAGCATACGGTTAACGCGGCTGCAGACAAAATACAAATGGATCGATACCTTCTTCGACAAGCATAGAATCGTCTCAAGACTGGATCTCGGAGTTAACCTGGCAGCTGATGATGATTTAGCGCTTATTCCTCCCTCCCTGAGATACTTTGCCGGTGGCGATCAGAGCATCAGGGGTTACAGTTATCAGGAGCTCGGCCCCCACCTGGACTACACCAACAGCGATGGTCAACTGGCAAGGCAAGTTGTCGGCGGGCGTTATCTTATGGTCGGTAGCATAGAGTACCAGTATTATCTGACACCAACCTGGCGTGTGGGCTCCTTTATCGATGCGGGTAATGCTTTCGATGTTAATCAGATTGAGCCCATCGTCTCAGTGGGAGGAGGTATTCACTGGATCTCTCCTATCGGCCCGATAAAAATCGATCTGGGTGTCGGTCTGAAGGAAACCGATACTGTCGATAGACCCTGGCGCATCCATATCACTATGGGGGCAGAGCTATGACGCAGCCCACTAGAGAGACTGGTATTAACCAGGCTGAAACTCCGTCAGATAGTACTGATGCCGCCCCAAAAAATAGCCTTGCACGGACACTATGGAAAAGTTTTAAGGCCGTCTCCAGGACGATTATCTATCTGCCTCTGGGCATGCTGATCATCCTTGCAATACTTTTAGGCACCCCCTTAGGTAGCAGACTCGCGGTGGCCCTTGCCGATATTTTCGTGCCCGATCTCGATATCACCTACGTCTCAGGCACGTTAAACAAACGCCTCGAAACGACCGATGTCCACTGGAGTATGGAGGGTATCGCGGTCGATGTTGACGACCTTATATTAGATTGGCGCCCCATGTGCCTGCTGAGCAAACAGTTATGTGTCAACGAACTCGCAGCAAGTAAGGTGTTGGTGTCGATAGATACAGACAAGCTCGGAGATCAAAACCTGGTTGATGAAGAGCTAACAGGACTTAAGGGCGCCACCGAAGTTGATAGCGGCAAACAAGGCTTTCCGGACAATCAGCTTAATGACTCTCAGCTCAAGGACTATCCGTCAAATCAAAACCAAGAGATACAACTGCCTTTCGGTATCGATCTCAAGCGGGCAGATTTAGCCAACGTAAAGGTGCGCGTCAACGATATGCAGTTCAATGCCTCACGTCTACAAACACAGGCACAATGGCAACAGACCGGCATCAGAGCCAAGTATCTGCACAGTAATGATCTGCTGGTATCGATTCCATTATCTTCTGCAGACAAGAACGCTGAAATAATTGAAAAGGCAAACCAAACGACTCAAGACGAAGACACCAGCTGGACCATGGCACACCTGCCCGCCGTCTTTATGCCGATACCGGTGTTTGTTACCGATGCCGTCCTGGAGAAGAGTCACCTGAAACTCGGTAAGCGCGATGACTATTTCGACAACATCGTACTCGACGGTAGTTACCATAGCTTTCTGGTGAACCTCAATCAGCTGCATGTTGAACATACCTATGGCAAGGTTGATCTCAAGGGGGGGATCACACTCAAAGATGACTACCCTATGGATATCTCAGCCACTGTCGATGCACGCAGTGTAGCCGAACTGCCCGGACTTAAGCTGCAACAGCTTTCGGTCCACGTATCTCAGGGCTTTAAAAAACTAGCCGTGACGGCGACTGGTAAGGGTCATATCGACTTTAACCTGCAAGGTGATATCGGCCTGGCAAAGAGAAGCCTCCCCTATGAGCTTAAATTTGAGAGTAAGGCCATAGGTTGGCCACTCGATGCACCAAATTACTCGGGTAAATCGATAAGTCTTATCACCCATGGGGATCTCAATAGTCAGGATGTCATCCTCTCGGGCAACATCAAGACCCCTTTTCATCCCGTGTTGGCTGTCGATACCCAATTTAAACATACAGGTAAACAACTGGATGTAGATCATCTGCGAGTGGAAGGAGAGTTGGGAGAAGCTGAGCTGTCAGGCAGCGCACAGTATGAAGATGGGGTAAGCTGGGACGCCGACATCAACACTGTCGACTTCAAGATGCAACAGCTAAAACTAAACCTTGAAACGCCTCTGCCCGATAGCATCATCAGTGGCCAATTTCACACCAAGGGCCAGGTTGACTCTAAACGCTGGGAGGTCGGCATTGACAACTCAGATCTGGAGGGCGAAATTCAGGGCTACCCATTTCACCTCCTCGGGGATATCAATATCGATGATAAACTGCACCTCAAAGCCGATAGTTTAAAGCTCAGCGCGCTGCAGAGTGTATTGTCCATATCCGGCAATGCTGATGAGGCTTGGGCCGTTAACGCAAAATTGCAGATCCCGGATCTTAGCCTCTGGCATACCGAGTCATCGGGCAGTATCGATGCATTTATCAATGTCTCGGGTGAAAGCGAGCACCCACAAGTTTCCGTTTCAGCCGAGTTATTCGAGCTGCAATTTCAACAACACAAAATTGAACAAGCCCTGGCCAAAGGCTTTTATCGACCCAAAGATAATCAGGAGTTTGCCCTCTCTGTTAAGGCTAAGGAACTGAAGCTCGCAACCGTCAAGCTTGATTCGGTTACCCTGGGTTTTAAAGGTAATGACACAAAGCAGAAACTGGGGCTGCAAACGTTCGGTGAGCTACAACTCAATACCAAAATTTACTCCCGATACGACACAAAAACGACTCAATTAGAGGCCGAGATCAGAAACTTGAGTTTGAACTCTGTGCTGGGTAAGTGGGCGCTCCAGGCACCTATCGATGTCAGCTGGAATAATGACAAGCAAACGGGCTTAGTTAACACTTTTTGCTGGCTCAACGAAAACGGTAAACTTTGCCTCGATGATCCGGCAGAGCTCAGCAAAAACGGTGAGGCCAGTATCCTGTTCGATGGCGATATAGGTGGAGTATTGACGCCATTACTGCCGGAAAATTTGACGTGGCAGGCCCCCGCTAACTTAACCTCTAATATCAAGTGGCAAGAAGAGTCGAAACCCGAAGGCTACTTAGAACTGAATTTAGCCCCGGGTCAGGTGAGTTTCAACAATAATAACCGTGTTATCGATGTCGGCTACAGGATGCTTAATTTTCAAGCTAGCCTGGACAAAGATAAGCTTGCCACCCAACTTAAATTTGATTCACACGATATCGCCAGTTGGGAAGGACAGTTAGAGGTAAGCGTCTCCCCTGACAGGGCGATATCCGGTTACACTAAGCTAGATCAAATAAACCTCGATGCCCTATCGGAGCTTATGCCACAACTCGAAACTCTGACCGGAAAAATTTCCAGTGAGCTGGAGATATCCGGCACACTCGCCAAACCGGATATTTCCGGAAAAGTGCAGCTGGAAAATGGTCACCTGCTGGCCGCCGCCAACCCGACTCCATTGGAGAATATCGAACTCGATCTCTTACTCTCGGGCCAGAAAGCCACACTCGATGGGCGGTGGAAAATGGGAGAGGGCGAGGCAAAAGTTACTGGTTTGTTTGATTGGAGAGGCGATAGCTTCAACGGTGATATTCAGTTCGATGGTGATAAGCTTGCTATTATCCAACCACCGCTTGCCATCATCACGGCCTCCCCTGCACTTAAAATCAAATTCGATAAAGATAGGGCCGACATTCAAGGCTCTATAGATATCGATTCGGGTAATATTAAGATTAGTCAACTGCCAGAAGGCGGTGTCGCCGTCTCCGATGATGTGGTATTTGAAGACAGCATCTCCAGCGGACAAGTCGAACAAAGCCCCTATGCCATCACAACCAACATTAAAATCAAGGTTGCGGATAGACTTAGAATCGATGGCATGGGGTTAAGAGGAAAGCTAACGGGGACGCTCGATCTCAGACAGGAAGCCTTTCGCCCTCCTCTGCTGTACGGCGATATAAGAGTCATCGACGGTAGCTATAAATTTATGGGGCAAACCCTTAAAATCAATGCCGGAGAGGTGCAATTTATCGGCCCGGTCGAGATCCCTAACCTTAATATTGAGGCGGTTAGAGAGATTAAAGATGAAGATGTCGTTGCCGGGATCAGGATCACCGGCACTCCACTCAAACCCATAGTGACGCTTTTTTCATCACCAGTGAAAGAGCAAGCCGAGATCCTCTCCTATATCATCAAAGGAACCGGGTTTCACAGTAACGACGGCGATCAAAATAGTAGCTTGATGATGGGGGCGGCATTAACACTCAGTAATCAACTCGGCGGTGGCACGGTAAATCTGATCGGCGAATCCGCCACAGGTCTCATCGAAAAAGTGGGCTTCTCTAATGTACAACTCGATGCTAATGATGATGGCCGAGTCGCCATCAGTGGCTACATCGGTGAAAACCTTATGGTTAAATACGGTGTCGGTGTATTTAACCCGGGCTATGAGATGACCGTAAGGTATTACCTGTTATCTCAACTCTATCTGGAAACCGTGTCTGGCACGGTCGAACAGTCCCTGGATATCTACTACAACTTCAACATAGACTAGACACAAAAAAACCGCTTCATGATGAAGCGGTTTTTAGTTGTTACAGATACTGCTTTCTAATATAACCAGCTTATTCAGCAGTTTCCAGCAGACTGTTTCTGTATTTCTGCCAAACTTTACCACTATTGATACCATAACTGCGCATTAAGCCAGGGATCGCATTGTGATTTTTCTCATGAGCAAGTTGAAGTAGCGCCTCATAGAAGTCCAGCGCGATCTCACGGGCCTTATCTATCGCAAAATAATCCTCTCCGACACGACTGTATAGGCCTTTAAAGCCGTTTAGGATCAGAACATAAAGAGGATTGCCACAGTTATAAGCCATGGCATGGTGCAACTGATAATCAAATTCTACATAAGCCTTAGGATCATCGTTTAAAGAAGATATGCCTGCTAATACTTCGATCACTTTTTCCGGGTTATGGCGAACCGCACCTTTAAAATAGATAGCACTGATATTCGTTCTTGCAGAAAGTAACTGCTCTAACAATACGGGCTCGCCTGCAGGGTTCAAATCGGCGATGGTTTCTAATACATTGAGACCAGAGGTTTCCCAGATATCGTTAACACGGGTCGGTTTACCATGTTGAATCGTCAGCCAACCATCTCTGGCTAAACGTTGCAGGACTTCCCTAAGCGTTGTGCGCGTGACTCCGATAAGTTCAGATAATTCACGCTCTGCTGGTAAAATAGAACCTGGCGGGAATTTCTCCTCCCAGATAGATCGGACAATATACTTCTCAGCAAAGCTCGCAGGTCCTTTGGCTTCAATAATATCTCTGTTTTTTGCCACGACAGGAGCTTTTTGGACAATTGTCATCAGGTTATTTTTCCCAATTTAAAAAGTGGTATTCAAGACACTGATCATACCAGAGCCGGAAAAAATGGAAACCTTTCTGGGATAATAGTGGCCAAGATCAACGATTAAGATCACAAAACACCGCAGAATCGGCCACCGGTCAATAATTTAAGGTGGTTTTGCTATTCAAATCCACATTTTAAGCTTTTTTTAAGTTGAAGATGAGTCTAGGGTATTAAATTAGGACTCTCTTTAAGCTAAACTGTTTCGATTCAAATATATTGAAGTCATAAATCTAATAATCATATCTATCAACAATTTTGAGAGGGTGCCATGCCTGTGACTATGAGTCAGGCGTTTATTGATAACTTCTTGGGAAATTCTCCTAAGTGGTTCAAAATCGCGATTTTATCTTTTTTAATTATTAACCCAATTATTTTTTACCTTAATCCGTTTATTGCGGGTTGGTTACTGGTTGTTGAGTTCATTTTCACCTTGGCCATGGCACTGAAATGCTACCCACTTCAGCCCGGTGGTCTGTTAGCCATCGAAGCCGTCGCCATCGGCATGACCTCCCCAAGCCAGGTCTTTCATGAGTTAGAAGCCAACCTTGAAGTTTTATTGCTGTTGATCTTCATGGTTGCCGGCATCTATTTCATGAAGCAACTACTGCTGTTTGTCTTCACCAAGATGATCACTAAGGTACGCTCAAAAATTGTTGTATCTTTAATGTTCTGTGTTGCTTCCGCCTTCCTCTCTGCTTTTCTCGACGCCCTGACGGTTATTGCCGTTATCATTGCCGTCGCAGTTGGCTTCTACTCTATCTACCACAAGGTGGCTTCGGGTAAGAGCTTCGCCGATGATCATGACCATACTTCCGATGGACACCATCAGCTGTGTCAAGATGAATTAAGCGCATTCCGTGGTTTCCTTCGTAACCTGTTGATGCACGCCGGTATAGGTACAGCCCTCGGCGGTGTATGTACTATGGTGGGTGAACCGCAAAACTTAATTATTGCGGCTCAGGCTAACTGGCAGTTTGTCGAATTTGCGATGCGTATGTCACCCGTAACCGTTCCAGTCTTCTTTGCCGGTATTATCACCTGTTTCTTAGTCGAAAAGTTTAAGGTGTTTGGTTACGGTCAACAGTTACCGGAAGCGGTACATACCATCTTGTCTGAATTTGCTGCTCATGAAGACGCTCATCGAACTAAACATGACAAGGTAAAGCTGGGTATTCAGGCTCTTATTGGTCTCTGGCTGGTCGTTGGACTCGCTTTCCATCTGGCCTCAGTTGGCTTAATTGGACTGTCGGTTATCATTATGGCAACGGCATTTAACGGAATAACGAACGAGCATGCCATAGGTAAAGCCTTCGAAGAGGCACTTCCTTTTACCGCACTGTTGGCCGTATTCTTTGCCATCGTCGCAGTCATTATCGACCAACAGCTGTTTGCTCCGGTTATTCAATGGGCACTCAGCTACGAAGGCAACACACAGCTGGTTATCTTCTATATCGCCAATGGCCTGCTGTCTATGGTCAGTGATAACGTCTTTGTCGGTACGGTTTACATCAACGAAGTTAAAGCCGCTCTGTTATCGGGCCAGATCACCCGTGATCAGTTCGACCTTCTTGCTGTAGCAATCAACACAGGTACTAACCTGCCATCGGTTGCCACACCAAACGGGCAAGCCGCATTCCTGTTCTTGCTAACGTCTGCAATTGCGCCCCTCATTCGTCTCTCCTATGGACGCATGGTGTGGATGGCACTGCCGTACACCATAGTTCTGTCGATTGTCGGCGTCTTAGCCATTCATTTGGGCGCACTGGAACAGATGACACAATACTTCTATGACACGCAGATGCTATTGCATCATAGCGTCAAGGATGCTGCCGGTGCGGTCAGCGGACATTAAGTCATAAAATAGTGAGTAATATTAAGATTTAAATCTGAACTTTTTTAGTTCATCAAAGTCTTAACAAAAACGCCCTTTCGGGCGTTTTTTATTATATCTATGATTATGGAGATCAACCTCTTGAACCCTGTGACACGATTCGCTCAATCTCGCCTGGCCTGGCTAATTCTTGCAGGTACAGCCCTAGGGCTGGAGCTTTGTGCCCTTTTCTTTCAACATGTAATGAAACTCGATCCCTGTGTCATGTGCATCTACCAAAGATTGGCCATTTTTGGCATATTGGGCGCAGCACTTATTGGCTTAGTCGGTTATAAGAATCGTTTTTTGCGCTTTATCGCCGTACTGGGCTGGGGAATTAGTGCCGCATGGGGCTTGAAACTGGCGTTAGAGTTAGTGGATATGCAGACGAACCCTTCTCCGTTCTCTACCTGCTCTTTCCTGCCGGAATTCCCGAGTTGGATGCCGCTACATGAATGGTTACCTTCGGTATTTATGCCATCGGGCATGTGCAGCGATATCCCATGGCAGATGATGGGAGTGACGATGGGACAATGGATGATTGTCGCATTTTCAACTTATCTGTTGGCGCTGGCTATCTTTATGATCCCCGCACTCAGTAAAACCGGGAAGTAAAACAAAAAAATAGCTGTCTCCATGGCCCAGTGGCCATGGAGACATTTTCTTACTGCATAGACTCACTCAATTCGTAACATCCTCTGCCTTTTGCAACCTCCCCCCTCAAATATAGCCAGCGATTAAATGTTATTTCAAAGCTTAACCAAGGGTCTGGTTAGCATTTGACTGACTCGCGATAACATTAACAGACGTGTAAAGAAGTAGATGACTAACATTGCCGACAAAACAATGAATAGAGTATGAGTTTGAACAATGCTTTCAAATTCAGAAAACTCAGTATAAAGCGTCAGGTTAGTGATGAATGCGACTAAACTAAGAAACAGACAACAAGCATAACTCGCCGCGGGGCTGAATTCCCTTCGACTCAGATATGCGCCAGCCCAGGCAAACACCAGCCCTATTCCTGCACCGAAAAATACATCTTCAGGCCAATGAGCCCCCACCGCAATACGAGCCCATCCGGCCCCACATGCCATGATGATAACTAACAGGCGTAATATCACGCCAGGGAAAGAGAGTAAAACGAAGCCTGCCAGTGTAAAAGCTGTTGCTGTATGCCCGGATGGAAAACTATTTTTTGTTAATAGCTCGCCAA
This window harbors:
- a CDS encoding translocation/assembly module TamB domain-containing protein, which translates into the protein MTQPTRETGINQAETPSDSTDAAPKNSLARTLWKSFKAVSRTIIYLPLGMLIILAILLGTPLGSRLAVALADIFVPDLDITYVSGTLNKRLETTDVHWSMEGIAVDVDDLILDWRPMCLLSKQLCVNELAASKVLVSIDTDKLGDQNLVDEELTGLKGATEVDSGKQGFPDNQLNDSQLKDYPSNQNQEIQLPFGIDLKRADLANVKVRVNDMQFNASRLQTQAQWQQTGIRAKYLHSNDLLVSIPLSSADKNAEIIEKANQTTQDEDTSWTMAHLPAVFMPIPVFVTDAVLEKSHLKLGKRDDYFDNIVLDGSYHSFLVNLNQLHVEHTYGKVDLKGGITLKDDYPMDISATVDARSVAELPGLKLQQLSVHVSQGFKKLAVTATGKGHIDFNLQGDIGLAKRSLPYELKFESKAIGWPLDAPNYSGKSISLITHGDLNSQDVILSGNIKTPFHPVLAVDTQFKHTGKQLDVDHLRVEGELGEAELSGSAQYEDGVSWDADINTVDFKMQQLKLNLETPLPDSIISGQFHTKGQVDSKRWEVGIDNSDLEGEIQGYPFHLLGDINIDDKLHLKADSLKLSALQSVLSISGNADEAWAVNAKLQIPDLSLWHTESSGSIDAFINVSGESEHPQVSVSAELFELQFQQHKIEQALAKGFYRPKDNQEFALSVKAKELKLATVKLDSVTLGFKGNDTKQKLGLQTFGELQLNTKIYSRYDTKTTQLEAEIRNLSLNSVLGKWALQAPIDVSWNNDKQTGLVNTFCWLNENGKLCLDDPAELSKNGEASILFDGDIGGVLTPLLPENLTWQAPANLTSNIKWQEESKPEGYLELNLAPGQVSFNNNNRVIDVGYRMLNFQASLDKDKLATQLKFDSHDIASWEGQLEVSVSPDRAISGYTKLDQINLDALSELMPQLETLTGKISSELEISGTLAKPDISGKVQLENGHLLAAANPTPLENIELDLLLSGQKATLDGRWKMGEGEAKVTGLFDWRGDSFNGDIQFDGDKLAIIQPPLAIITASPALKIKFDKDRADIQGSIDIDSGNIKISQLPEGGVAVSDDVVFEDSISSGQVEQSPYAITTNIKIKVADRLRIDGMGLRGKLTGTLDLRQEAFRPPLLYGDIRVIDGSYKFMGQTLKINAGEVQFIGPVEIPNLNIEAVREIKDEDVVAGIRITGTPLKPIVTLFSSPVKEQAEILSYIIKGTGFHSNDGDQNSSLMMGAALTLSNQLGGGTVNLIGESATGLIEKVGFSNVQLDANDDGRVAISGYIGENLMVKYGVGVFNPGYEMTVRYYLLSQLYLETVSGTVEQSLDIYYNFNID
- the nhaB gene encoding sodium/proton antiporter NhaB is translated as MPVTMSQAFIDNFLGNSPKWFKIAILSFLIINPIIFYLNPFIAGWLLVVEFIFTLAMALKCYPLQPGGLLAIEAVAIGMTSPSQVFHELEANLEVLLLLIFMVAGIYFMKQLLLFVFTKMITKVRSKIVVSLMFCVASAFLSAFLDALTVIAVIIAVAVGFYSIYHKVASGKSFADDHDHTSDGHHQLCQDELSAFRGFLRNLLMHAGIGTALGGVCTMVGEPQNLIIAAQANWQFVEFAMRMSPVTVPVFFAGIITCFLVEKFKVFGYGQQLPEAVHTILSEFAAHEDAHRTKHDKVKLGIQALIGLWLVVGLAFHLASVGLIGLSVIIMATAFNGITNEHAIGKAFEEALPFTALLAVFFAIVAVIIDQQLFAPVIQWALSYEGNTQLVIFYIANGLLSMVSDNVFVGTVYINEVKAALLSGQITRDQFDLLAVAINTGTNLPSVATPNGQAAFLFLLTSAIAPLIRLSYGRMVWMALPYTIVLSIVGVLAIHLGALEQMTQYFYDTQMLLHHSVKDAAGAVSGH
- a CDS encoding phosphatase PAP2 family protein, giving the protein MKACSNLNKIQPFIIKMKRPVTLHKAALVIPHYFLVLTLTMFLLWFFVYALGLNQEWFHLVNSNAAHHINDLFSAHVSDLGNGAIIGVFTIALLGRHPNFAKRLLLTILLCFTALYFLKNVFAVPRPAAILAVEEINIVGELLTKNSFPSGHTATAFTLAGFVLLSFPGVILRLLVIIMACGAGWARIAVGAHWPEDVFFGAGIGLVFAWAGAYLSRREFSPAASYACCLFLSLVAFITNLTLYTEFSEFESIVQTHTLFIVLSAMLVIYFFTRLLMLSRVSQMLTRPLVKL
- the fadR gene encoding fatty acid metabolism transcriptional regulator FadR, which codes for MTIVQKAPVVAKNRDIIEAKGPASFAEKYIVRSIWEEKFPPGSILPAERELSELIGVTRTTLREVLQRLARDGWLTIQHGKPTRVNDIWETSGLNVLETIADLNPAGEPVLLEQLLSARTNISAIYFKGAVRHNPEKVIEVLAGISSLNDDPKAYVEFDYQLHHAMAYNCGNPLYVLILNGFKGLYSRVGEDYFAIDKAREIALDFYEALLQLAHEKNHNAIPGLMRSYGINSGKVWQKYRNSLLETAE
- the dsbB gene encoding disulfide bond formation protein DsbB, which translates into the protein MNPVTRFAQSRLAWLILAGTALGLELCALFFQHVMKLDPCVMCIYQRLAIFGILGAALIGLVGYKNRFLRFIAVLGWGISAAWGLKLALELVDMQTNPSPFSTCSFLPEFPSWMPLHEWLPSVFMPSGMCSDIPWQMMGVTMGQWMIVAFSTYLLALAIFMIPALSKTGK